The nucleotide sequence GTGACGACCTGTGGCGACCAACAACGGGCAACCGCAAGAAAAAATTGATTTATTGATTGACCAGGTTGGTATCTTAACCGAAACGGTTACCTTCGGCTTTGTTGAAATCAAAGAGGGGCTTGCTGAACTGCGGCAGGGCTTTGCTGAACTGCGGCAGGGCTTTGCTGAACTGCGGCAGGGCTTTGCTGAACTGCGGCAGGGCTTTGCTGAACTCCGGGGAGAACTGGTAGAAATCAAAGAAATTGCCCGTCAACAGACTGAAAGTATTAAGCAGATGGCAAGTAGCCGGGATGCTCAAATTGATAAATTGGTGGGGGTTGTGGAGCGACAGGCAGAAATGATGGATCGGCTATTAAAAGATCGCCATGAAAGTCCTCAGCATTAAAGTCAAACCCAATTCTAAGCAGCAGGCAATTCACCAGGAGGGCGATGGGAGCCTCACAATCCGACTCAAGTCCCCTCCTGTGGACGGAAAAGCCAATCAAGAATTGATTCAACTGCTGGCAAAAGAATTGAATGTGCCAAAATCCTCTATTCGGATCAAATCGGGGGCATCCTCAAAAAGTAAGCTGGTTGAGATAGACAGCCTATGAAAATCGATGCTTCCATGCTGCCGGCAGGGTACCGGACAGACTGTAAAACAGGTCTATATGCTGAATTTTCTAGCGATGGTCATCTGACCCATTTAGGCTACTACGTGGACGGGCTACCTCAGGGCTGGGCACTTTACCTGGAACCCGGTCAGTGCCGGGGATGGGCAGAAAAAACTGAACGAGATGAGTATCCAGAGAATGGAGGGAATACCCGACTTGACCTGATAGAAGAAATCGAGATAGAGGAAGCACAATTTCGAGTATGGGTAGAGCGATGGATTGAGGAAATTCACAACCGGGCAGATTATGTTCTGCGCTGCTCGTTCTGCCAGAAAACCCAGGCAGAGGTGAAAAAACTGATTGCCGGACCAGAAGCCTACATTTGCAATGAATGTATTTGCCTTTGCAATGAAATATTGATGGAGGAATCGTCTATGTAGCCCTTTTCAAGGGTGTGAGGTTAAGTGAGGAGGTGGAGCATCCCATTTGCCTCACGCTCTGTATCTCACTCAATTGAGAAACGCGAGCGAATGAGGTGAGCGATCGCTAAAATGGAATTTTGTCCGCGCATTACTGAATTCATGCTGCCACGAGATGAATTACTGAAAACGGCTGAAAACCGGGAAGCGATGGCACGGGTGATTGACCGGGCCGACCAGGCAATCAAAACCTGGGAAGTTGTGCAAACCGACTTTCTTTCGCCCCCCGAATATCTGGAAGTGCAGCAGGCTTTTGGGCGGCTGACCGAAATTCACCTGGTAATGTCCGGGGGATACCCCCAGGCAGAGCGGCAACGGATTGCGATCGCCCGCGCTGAACTTCCCCTCGATCCCGATCAGGTGGAAGTGGCGGCTCTGGAAATTGCTGGCAACTTTCTGTTTGACCTGGCAACCCATCGAGATTTTTTAGGCGCATTGCTGGGAACGGGAATTGTGCGGGATAAGGTGGGGGATATCATTGTCCTGGGTGAACGGGGTGCCCAGGCAATTGTCGTTCCCGACCTGGTGGATTTTTTGGAAATGAATCTGAAACAGGTGCGTTCGGTACCTGTAAAAACTCAGCGCATTGAGCTGAGTGAACTCAAAATCCGGGAACCAAAGAAAAAAGAATTGACGACGGTAGAAGCGTCGTTACGGCTAGACGCGATCGCCTCCGCCGGGTTTGGCATGTCCCGCAACAAAATGACTGAGATGATCTCTGGCGGTGATGTGCGGGTTAACTGGAAAGATATTACTAATCCCAGCCATCAGGTCAAGGCAGGCGATCTGATCGCTATTCGGGGCAAAGGACGGGTAGAAGTTGGCGAAGTTGCGATAACGAAGAAAGATCGTTATCGGGTACAGTTGACCCGGTTTGTTTAGAAGGTCTACAGCAATGGGACAGGGGACAGGGAACCGGGTAGAAAAGACCGGATGCCCGACGGTTGGTGTTTAGTAATTTATCCTGCCCTCATCGCTATTCAGCACCACGTATAATCAAACTCCAGACCTCGAAGGTTTTCAACCTCGGAGATCTGGAGCTATGGAAGAAACCTGACAACTTGCCGGGTCTCCAATCACACTCATAGGGTTTGTCTTTAGTCTTTACTTTGGCACAGGATCAGACCTGTTCAGGAAATGGAAAAGAAAATCATGCTCGCGATCGCGCCAGCATCTGTTTAGCATTGGAAGCACCACTTTGATCAGGTAGAGAGTCTTAGCGCAATTCAATATAGTCAATACCGCGATATCTCATGGTGACAACGGACTGGGGGACAGGCACTTTTTTACGCGAACTGAGGGCGGCTGCGACACCGCGATACTGTCCAGTTGCAGGACTTTCCACGGTTTCAATCGCCCTTGGAGCGTATTCATAATCATTGCCGCGATACTTCAGTCTCATGGTTGTATTCCTCAATGGGGGCTTACAGTTTCTATCATGCAAGTCTTTTTTCTTTTGCAACGTGATAGAGATCCCCTTCAGACTGTGAGTTTCGGCAACTCCAGGTATGGACCCAGATCCCGGATAAGCGTGATTTGGGCAGGGCTGAGTCCGTGGTTTGTGTGGTTGCCCCCGGGTGACTGGCATCACGCACTCAGCCCGAACCCAAACTGATAACGCGGTGTATTGCTATAAAGCTAGCCACGAACAGCGATCGCTGGAGCTAAACCACTCACAGTGACAGCCTCACCACTGGCTAATACCTCTGGAAAATGGTGCGTGTTAGGAGCGTGCATCCCCTGAATACCCAGGGTGGCTCGATTGAGAATATCGGCATTAGTGGGAATCACCTTTCCCTGACTATCCAAAATGGATTGGTTAAAGTTAAACCCATTCAGATTGAACGCCATCACACTCACACCCAGAGCCGCAGACCAGATCCCAATAGTGGGTAGAGCAACCAGTAAAAAATGCACAGCCCGACTGTTCCGAAATGCCAGAGAGGGCACCAGTAACCGCCCTAAATAACCAGCGTGACCCGCCATCAGGTTGTAAGTGGTTTCCTGTTGCCCGAAATGATATCCTGCATTCGCTGATTCTAGTTCGGAGGTTTCCCGGATCAGGCTTGCTGTCACCAGGGAACCGTGAGTTGCGCTCAACAAGGCACCGCCAAATACCCCGGCAACACCAATCATATGCAAAGGATGCATCATGATATTGTGATCAGCCTGGAAGGCAAACATAAAGTGGAAAGTGCCTGCGATGCCTAAGGGCAAGCCTTCAGAGAAGCTACCCTGTCCAATCGGGTAAACCAGGAGGACGGCAGTTGCAGCGGCAACGGGAGCGGAAAAAGCAACGGCAATCCAGGGGCGCATTCCCAGACGATAGCTCAACTCCCACTGGCGACCCATATAGGCAAAAATGCCAATCAGAAAGTGCAGCACAATTAATTGATAGGGACCACCGTTGTAAAGCCATTCATCAATGGATGCAGCTTCCCAAATCGGATAGAAGTGTAATCCGATCGCCGCCGAGGTTGGAATTACTGCCGCTGTAATCAAATTATTGCCATCCAGGAGAGAACCCAGCATTGGCTCACGAATGCCTTCCATATCTACAGGTGGAGCGGCAATAAACGCCAGGGTGAAAACCGTTATGGCGACCAGCAAGGTTGGAATCATCAGTACACCAAACCAGCCAATGTATAATCGATTTTCGGTACTGGTAATCCAATCACAGAACCAGTCCCAGGTTCTGATATCCAATGACGGTCGCTTCTTAATTGCAATAGTCATAATGAAGCCTCCTTGAGTGCGGAGAAACACCTGGATTTGTTAAGTCGAAGCGATGAAGGTTGATGATGCTTACCAACCAACGGTTTAAGGTGCGATCGCTAAATTGGGCCTCTACGAATCATTTGACAAACCCAATGCTCTGAGAATGAGGATGTAGCGCCCTCTGATAGCCAGGCTTACCGAATAGAACCTACTTCTACTTCTAGCATAGTCTACGGGCAACCTGTGGTTTCAGTTCAGCAATCCTTCTGAGAGCGCCAGAATCCAGGAAACAGAAGTGGTTAGCTGGATTTATACCGAACTCAGCCCCATCGTTTCACAAAGCAATGGAACGTTAGAAACAAGTCCCAAAATAAAAATAAAATACAAATTATATAATCAGACAGTTATTTAACTATCTTTTAAGAGTGTCGAATGTGAAGTTATTACATCCACAATCCGAAGCAGATCGCAAAGTTGGAGCAGGTTGTGAAGGTGAGGGTACTGAAGCTGAACAAAGCCCTCAAGCGGATCAGTCTTTCCATGGGAACGGGCGATCGCGCCACCGACCTGCTAAATCGAAACTCAAAGGACAGACCTGGTAACGCGATGTGCAACTAATCGCAAAGAAAAGGTTTTTATCTCCAGGCACTAGAGCTATCAAGGATTCTAGTGTTTTAGGAGGATGAAACCATGTTTGACATCGAAGAGTTTATCATTGCCGTCTATCGACCCCGTTCACCCGCCGCTAATAACCTCTCGAACTCAACAAACAGACTCTGTACGGTCGGTGTGCAACGGGATTGTTAGGTAGCGGATTTTGCATAATTACTCGGTAAGATAGAGATAACCAAAGCAAATTGCAGGCACTTCAATGAATTCAGCGACTGGCTTGTTAACTCGCATTACTCAAACTCCTGGTCAGTGCGGTGGTCGTCCCTGCATTAGAGGGATGCGAATTCGAGTTACCGATATCTTGGAAATGCTGGCTGAAAACGTGAGTGTTAATGAAATTTTAGAAGATTTTCCCGACTTAGAACTAGCAGATATTCAGGCTTGCTTGCTATTTGCAGCACGACGTACTGATTTTCCTAGACTATACCTTGTCAGGGTATAGTTTTTACTTGTTTAAAGGACTGAAAACGCAAGGTTAACAGTGAATCTAACTCAGGTTTATACGTCGTATGACACTGGTTGAGACAAGCAGTAATCGCCTCCTTAAATGCAGAGAAGTCAGCATAATAAATCGAATATAAGCATTGCTTCTTGACAAACTTCCACAAGCGCTCAATCAAGTTGAGATTGGGAGAATAGACCGTTAGATACAACAACTCAATGTTCAATGATTGAGCCAACTCCATCACAACCGCACACTTCTGATACCGAGCGTTATCCAACACAAGCGTAATCGGAATGTCTAATCCCAGAGCTGCCAGTTTGTGCAGTAATTCACAGACACTTTGAGCGTTGATATAAGTCTCATTGGTGACGGTGATTAACGCATGAGTCACGGCGTTGAGGGCCCCTAAGACATTGAACCGTTGCCTTCCTGCCCCCGACTTGATAAACAAGCGTTCAAAGCACCACAAAAACCCTAAGTAGGCCCCCAGAACAAAATGGGCAGCATCGACAAAGAAGACGGCTCTCTGACCTGCTTTTGCCTCTTGCAGTCGTGGGTCTAGTTTTTTTTGACGAACTCCTCCTGCGCTTCTACATCAGCTTTGGCGGGCAACATCCCCACTCGCCGACAACGCATCCCCATCGATTTGAGAAACACCCTCACTTGCTCCCGACTACGGACAATACCAGTCAGTTCTTCGATCTTGGCGCAAGCCTGCGCTAGGGTCTTTGGAGGATTTGCCCGGAAGTATGCTTCCAAAGTCTGTTGATGTTGTTTCAGTTCACTCTGGGGTCGATAAAAGGTCAATTCTTTGAGATTGCCGATCCCCCCAGTTTCATAATCTCGCAGATAGCTCAACAACGTTGGTTTTGTCACCCGAAGCAACCGGGTAATTTCCTGATGCGAGTATCCTTGACTTTTGAGATACAACGCTTCCATTTTTTGTTGCACACGCGGATGTGGATGGTGAAAGCGTTCGTAATGTAGTTGCTCAATCTCTTCGGCACTAAAGCTCAGTTGGATCATTGGGAGGCACCGTGCTCAACACTCAACGGTCTACCTCATTTCTACTTTATCTAGAGGGTAAAATCTATACCCCGGCAAAGTATATTGTGAGACAGGCACCGTGGAGCCTAAAGCGCACGGAGGAGGAGCCATTGCCAAGTTGGGCAAAGAGCAGTTGCCCATCGTTGAAGCCCTAGTCACGGCTCAACCGGATGCCCTACTCAAGGAGTTGTGTGAACGCTTTGCCCAACAAAGTGGAGTGGAGGTGAGTATATCAACCATGCAACAGGCTGTGTCTAAGCTCAAGCTCAGCGTCAAAAAAAAACACTGATTGCCTCCCAGCAAGATACTCAAAGGGTGAAGGATTTGCGGTTTGCTTATCGCCTGTGGAGTTTTACAATCGACCCGCGCAACTTGGTTTTCATTGATGAAACGGGCATCCATCTGGCAATGACTCGTTTGTCTGGTCGTGCCCCCATCGGTGAACGCTTGTATGACACTGAGGCTCCTGGCGATGGGGGCAAGAATATCTCGTTGATTGGTGGCATGAGTATTGATGGGTTGATTGCTAGCATGAGTATTGTTGGCAGTGTCAATACTGACGTGTTCTTGTTCTACATCCAGGAGATTCTGATTCCGCAATTGTGGGTAGGGGCGATCGTGCTGATGGATAATCTACCCGTGCATCATGCTTCAGTCGTGCAAGCGGCAATTGAATCGGTTGGAGCCAAGGTTGTGTTTCTGCCGCCTTATTCCCCAGACCTTTCACCGATTGAACTATGTTGGTCAAAACT is from Leptothermofonsia sichuanensis E412 and encodes:
- a CDS encoding DUF167 domain-containing protein yields the protein MKVLSIKVKPNSKQQAIHQEGDGSLTIRLKSPPVDGKANQELIQLLAKELNVPKSSIRIKSGASSKSKLVEIDSL
- a CDS encoding ClpX C4-type zinc finger protein: MKIDASMLPAGYRTDCKTGLYAEFSSDGHLTHLGYYVDGLPQGWALYLEPGQCRGWAEKTERDEYPENGGNTRLDLIEEIEIEEAQFRVWVERWIEEIHNRADYVLRCSFCQKTQAEVKKLIAGPEAYICNECICLCNEILMEESSM
- a CDS encoding photosystem II S4 domain protein, with amino-acid sequence MEFCPRITEFMLPRDELLKTAENREAMARVIDRADQAIKTWEVVQTDFLSPPEYLEVQQAFGRLTEIHLVMSGGYPQAERQRIAIARAELPLDPDQVEVAALEIAGNFLFDLATHRDFLGALLGTGIVRDKVGDIIVLGERGAQAIVVPDLVDFLEMNLKQVRSVPVKTQRIELSELKIREPKKKELTTVEASLRLDAIASAGFGMSRNKMTEMISGGDVRVNWKDITNPSHQVKAGDLIAIRGKGRVEVGEVAITKKDRYRVQLTRFV
- a CDS encoding DUF4278 domain-containing protein, whose protein sequence is MRLKYRGNDYEYAPRAIETVESPATGQYRGVAAALSSRKKVPVPQSVVTMRYRGIDYIELR
- the psbA gene encoding photosystem II q(b) protein is translated as MTIAIKKRPSLDIRTWDWFCDWITSTENRLYIGWFGVLMIPTLLVAITVFTLAFIAAPPVDMEGIREPMLGSLLDGNNLITAAVIPTSAAIGLHFYPIWEAASIDEWLYNGGPYQLIVLHFLIGIFAYMGRQWELSYRLGMRPWIAVAFSAPVAAATAVLLVYPIGQGSFSEGLPLGIAGTFHFMFAFQADHNIMMHPLHMIGVAGVFGGALLSATHGSLVTASLIRETSELESANAGYHFGQQETTYNLMAGHAGYLGRLLVPSLAFRNSRAVHFLLVALPTIGIWSAALGVSVMAFNLNGFNFNQSILDSQGKVIPTNADILNRATLGIQGMHAPNTHHFPEVLASGEAVTVSGLAPAIAVRG
- a CDS encoding DUF433 domain-containing protein, which produces MNSATGLLTRITQTPGQCGGRPCIRGMRIRVTDILEMLAENVSVNEILEDFPDLELADIQACLLFAARRTDFPRLYLVRV
- a CDS encoding IS630 family transposase; its protein translation is MRFAYRLWSFTIDPRNLVFIDETGIHLAMTRLSGRAPIGERLYDTEAPGDGGKNISLIGGMSIDGLIASMSIVGSVNTDVFLFYIQEILIPQLWVGAIVLMDNLPVHHASVVQAAIESVGAKVVFLPPYSPDLSPIELCWSKLKQLLRSAKARTQEALDQALTRIINECISADDALGWFNHCGLFI